In Streptomyces sp. NBC_00878, a single window of DNA contains:
- a CDS encoding DUF4383 domain-containing protein — protein sequence MATHVLRTAPRRRIRLDEHLPVDHRLSKFYRVGAGLMGLVLLAFGVLGLIDKVGFFNTRGDTVAGLNTNGALSVLSICVGLLLFVGMVIGGNIASTINMVLGVLFILSGFVNLALLDTGFNFLAFRIQNVLFSFVVGVMLMFFGMYGRVGSALPHDNPYWRARHPEQAAREQRLRAELGTRALAGAPGNATLPEAEAALPGGEATPAAGELGPPEAGAGPMGDEPRTR from the coding sequence ATGGCCACGCACGTACTTCGTACGGCGCCGAGGCGGCGGATCAGGCTCGATGAGCATCTGCCGGTCGACCACCGTCTCAGCAAGTTCTACCGGGTCGGCGCGGGGCTGATGGGTCTTGTGCTGCTCGCCTTCGGCGTCCTGGGACTGATCGACAAGGTCGGCTTCTTCAACACCCGCGGGGACACGGTCGCGGGGCTGAACACCAACGGCGCGCTGAGCGTGCTGTCGATCTGCGTCGGGCTGCTGCTCTTCGTCGGCATGGTGATCGGCGGCAACATCGCCTCGACGATCAACATGGTCCTCGGTGTCCTCTTCATCCTCAGCGGCTTCGTGAACCTCGCCCTCCTCGACACCGGCTTCAACTTCCTCGCCTTCCGCATCCAGAACGTGCTGTTCAGCTTTGTGGTCGGCGTGATGCTGATGTTCTTCGGGATGTACGGACGCGTCGGCTCGGCCCTGCCGCACGACAACCCGTACTGGCGGGCCCGCCACCCCGAGCAGGCCGCCCGCGAACAGCGGCTGAGGGCGGAGCTCGGGACCAGGGCCCTGGCCGGGGCCCCGGGCAATGCCACGCTCCCGGAAGCCGAAGCCGCTCTCCCTGGAGGCGAGGCCACTCCCGCCGCAGGCGAGCTCGGTCCCCCGGAGGCCGGAGCCGGGCCCATGGGAGACGAGCCGCGCACCCGCTAA
- a CDS encoding VOC family protein, whose protein sequence is MTLEWEQVIVHSVDPAALGQWWAEALGWVVVYSSDDEFEIRPEPDRLPGLDFVRVEESKKAKSRLHLDFRPDDQDAEVARLVAHGAQRVDIGQGDQSWVVLADPEGNEFCVLGQRSQ, encoded by the coding sequence ATGACCTTGGAATGGGAACAGGTAATTGTCCACTCGGTGGATCCCGCGGCCTTGGGGCAGTGGTGGGCCGAGGCTCTTGGTTGGGTTGTCGTCTACTCCTCCGATGATGAGTTCGAGATCCGTCCGGAGCCGGATCGCCTGCCGGGGTTGGACTTCGTCCGGGTTGAGGAGAGCAAGAAGGCCAAGAGCCGACTGCATCTCGACTTCAGGCCTGATGACCAGGACGCCGAGGTGGCCCGTCTGGTGGCTCATGGCGCGCAGCGTGTTGATATCGGCCAGGGTGATCAATCGTGGGTCGTCTTGGCAGACCCTGAAGGCAACGAGTTCTGTGTCCTTGGACAGCGGAGTCAGTAG
- a CDS encoding sensor histidine kinase, which yields MTGAAAAAVELLFTLLSGLALLPVLAWPRGRQAVLRPVFAGARRLTEFERGRLRTWTNVSISPAYEDAGALRYIACRWTLGVLGGVVMLSVAIGLAYSTYWMYGWMFSDIEHPGAIALVALGGLFLLFLAVQGIFGVAELERQLARHVLGPSHQEELERRIVELAASRAAVVDAVDDERRRIERDLHDGVQQRLVALGMLLGRALRSQDTERADRLLRQAHDESGQALAELREVAWRIYPTTLDEAGLRAALETVAERSSVPVRVEYGLSAEPGKAAATVAYFVVCEAVTNAVKHAAARRIVVHLWAASGELCVRIEDDGSGGANPMGSGLFGLARRVDALDGRFSVLSPVGGPTVISAELPCV from the coding sequence ACGGGAGCCGCCGCGGCCGCCGTCGAGCTGCTCTTCACCCTTCTCTCCGGCCTCGCCCTGTTACCCGTACTGGCTTGGCCGCGTGGCCGTCAGGCCGTGCTCCGGCCCGTCTTCGCGGGGGCGCGGCGACTGACGGAGTTCGAGCGCGGACGGCTCAGGACCTGGACGAACGTGTCGATCTCTCCCGCGTACGAGGACGCGGGAGCCCTGCGCTACATCGCGTGCCGCTGGACGCTCGGAGTTCTGGGCGGCGTCGTGATGCTTTCGGTGGCGATCGGTCTCGCGTACAGCACATACTGGATGTACGGCTGGATGTTCTCGGACATCGAGCATCCCGGGGCGATAGCTCTCGTGGCTCTCGGCGGGCTGTTTCTGCTCTTCCTCGCCGTGCAGGGGATATTCGGAGTCGCCGAGCTGGAGCGGCAGTTGGCCCGGCACGTCCTCGGGCCCAGCCACCAGGAGGAGTTGGAGCGGCGGATCGTGGAACTGGCCGCGAGCCGCGCCGCGGTGGTGGACGCCGTGGACGACGAACGCCGCCGCATCGAGCGGGACCTCCACGACGGTGTACAGCAGCGGCTCGTCGCCCTCGGCATGCTCCTCGGCCGCGCCCTGCGCAGCCAGGACACAGAGCGTGCCGACCGGCTGCTCCGCCAGGCCCACGACGAGAGCGGACAGGCATTGGCCGAGCTGCGTGAGGTGGCCTGGCGGATCTATCCGACCACGCTGGACGAGGCGGGCCTGCGGGCTGCCCTGGAGACGGTCGCCGAGCGCTCGTCCGTGCCGGTGCGGGTGGAGTACGGGCTGTCCGCCGAGCCAGGAAAAGCGGCGGCGACCGTCGCGTACTTCGTGGTCTGCGAAGCCGTCACGAACGCGGTCAAACACGCGGCGGCGCGTCGGATCGTCGTCCATCTGTGGGCAGCGAGCGGTGAGTTGTGCGTGCGGATCGAGGATGACGGCTCGGGCGGCGCGAACCCCATGGGCAGCGGGCTGTTCGGGCTGGCCCGGCGAGTGGACGCCCTCGACGGCCGGTTCAGTGTGCTCAGTCCGGTGGGTGGACCCACCGTCATCTCAGCGGAGTTGCCGTGCGTGTGA
- a CDS encoding RICIN domain-containing protein, with amino-acid sequence MIRKAISGLVAALAVIAATLLGTASPAVAEVSGPWVMQPYTSDLCIHPTNYSSASGVVVEQTLCESRVDRDWNFQTINAGYYRISYRNGGKCLAVSGSSTANSAKIVTQACGNPTLNDNWLPIRNFSAGDLDYYLLYNRHSGKCLNVKGNSTAIGGDLIQYTCNTAANNESFTWNRP; translated from the coding sequence TTGATTCGTAAGGCCATATCTGGCCTGGTGGCCGCTCTCGCCGTCATCGCGGCGACGCTGCTGGGCACCGCTAGCCCGGCTGTCGCCGAGGTCAGCGGCCCATGGGTGATGCAGCCGTACACAAGTGACCTCTGTATCCACCCGACCAACTACTCTTCGGCAAGCGGCGTCGTGGTCGAGCAAACCCTCTGCGAGTCCCGCGTGGATCGCGACTGGAACTTCCAGACAATCAACGCGGGCTACTACCGGATCTCTTACCGCAACGGTGGCAAGTGCCTTGCTGTGAGCGGATCGTCGACCGCCAACTCGGCCAAGATAGTCACGCAGGCGTGCGGTAACCCCACGCTCAACGACAATTGGCTGCCGATCAGGAACTTCTCGGCCGGGGATTTGGACTATTACCTGCTGTACAACCGGCACAGCGGCAAGTGCCTGAACGTCAAAGGCAACTCGACCGCCATCGGCGGCGATCTGATCCAGTACACCTGCAACACCGCAGCGAACAACGAGTCGTTCACCTGGAACAGGCCGTAA
- a CDS encoding bifunctional 2-polyprenyl-6-hydroxyphenol methylase/3-demethylubiquinol 3-O-methyltransferase UbiG: MADECFGHPRLAAIYDPLDPDRGDLGAYLRMTEEFRARRVLDIGCGTGVFALLLADRGMEVVGVDPAQASIDVALAKPGSERVRWICGDAAGLPPLRVDLATMTGNVAQAIADPQTWQMTLRGAYEALRPGGHLVFETRDPARRVWEEWNRESSHSVTEIPGVGAVESWDELVEVSWPLVTFRCTYVFAADGQVLTSDSTLRFREKQDVERDLVAHGYVVEDVRDAPDRPGKEFVFLARRP, from the coding sequence ATGGCTGACGAATGCTTTGGGCATCCACGACTCGCCGCGATCTATGATCCGCTCGACCCCGACCGCGGCGATCTCGGCGCGTACCTCCGGATGACGGAAGAGTTCAGGGCGCGTCGAGTGCTGGACATCGGCTGCGGCACAGGGGTGTTCGCGCTTCTCCTGGCTGACCGCGGGATGGAGGTCGTCGGCGTCGATCCCGCCCAGGCGTCCATCGACGTCGCTCTGGCCAAACCGGGCAGTGAGCGAGTGCGCTGGATCTGTGGTGATGCGGCGGGCCTCCCGCCACTGCGGGTTGACCTGGCGACGATGACCGGGAACGTTGCGCAGGCCATCGCTGATCCGCAGACGTGGCAGATGACGTTGCGGGGAGCCTACGAAGCACTGCGGCCTGGCGGGCATCTCGTGTTCGAGACCCGCGATCCGGCGAGGCGCGTCTGGGAGGAGTGGAACCGCGAGAGCTCCCACAGCGTGACGGAGATTCCAGGCGTTGGTGCCGTCGAGAGCTGGGACGAGCTGGTCGAAGTGAGTTGGCCCCTGGTGACATTCCGGTGCACTTACGTGTTCGCCGCGGATGGGCAGGTGCTGACGTCGGACTCTACGTTGCGCTTCCGTGAGAAGCAGGACGTCGAAAGGGACTTGGTCGCGCACGGGTACGTGGTCGAGGACGTGCGCGATGCGCCCGACCGGCCAGGCAAGGAGTTCGTCTTCCTCGCACGACGCCCATGA
- a CDS encoding response regulator transcription factor, producing MRVILAEDSTLLREGLVRLLVEEGHEVLAAVGDAERLLVAVAEERPDVVVADVRMPPTHTDEGLRAALEIRERWPGVGVLVLSQYVEKRYATELLTGDSEGVGYLLKDRVVQVDEFLDALERVSQGRAAFDPEVVRQLLGRSGRADLLDRLTTREKDVLAEMAQGHTNAAIARRMHISLSGVEKHINAIFDKLELTGSEGYSRRVLAVLRYLGA from the coding sequence GTGCGTGTGATCCTTGCCGAGGACTCGACCCTGTTGAGAGAAGGCCTCGTACGGCTGCTCGTCGAGGAAGGGCACGAGGTGCTGGCCGCGGTCGGTGATGCCGAGCGGCTGCTGGTGGCCGTCGCCGAGGAGCGGCCGGACGTGGTGGTGGCGGATGTGCGCATGCCTCCCACGCACACCGACGAGGGGCTGCGTGCGGCCCTGGAGATTCGCGAACGCTGGCCGGGCGTGGGCGTGTTGGTGCTCTCGCAGTACGTCGAGAAGCGGTACGCGACGGAGTTGCTGACCGGAGACTCGGAGGGGGTCGGTTATCTGCTCAAGGACCGTGTCGTCCAGGTCGACGAATTCCTCGATGCGTTGGAGAGGGTGAGCCAGGGGAGAGCGGCCTTCGATCCCGAGGTGGTGCGTCAGCTGCTCGGCCGCAGCGGGCGCGCGGACCTCCTGGACCGACTCACCACGCGAGAGAAGGACGTGCTGGCGGAGATGGCTCAGGGGCATACGAACGCGGCCATCGCGCGACGGATGCACATCTCCCTCAGCGGAGTCGAGAAACACATCAACGCGATCTTCGACAAGCTCGAACTGACAGGAAGCGAGGGGTACTCCCGCAGAGTGCTGGCCGTACTTCGCTATTTGGGGGCCTGA
- a CDS encoding DUF4097 family beta strand repeat-containing protein: protein MGGPRRRSLFGRRRSLAGLGVGVVVFGVFATGCGASAGDDKDPEQRSFALGGRTLTVDSDDSALELVAADVKNVQVTRWFEGRVAIGGDPEVTWGMKDDTLKLRMHCSGVVADCSAKHRIEVPRDVAVVVKDGDGSVKASGFKDSLNIRTNDGSVRVEDVAGPITLRTDDGSVRATGVDSRRVDVNTRDGSVRLGLTVVPDRVSARGHDGSLTIELPEATYRVSTGTDDGGVDVSVPRDERSSHVVSAHTKDGKVTVRTAN, encoded by the coding sequence GTGGGCGGTCCGCGGCGGCGCTCCCTCTTTGGGAGGCGGCGCTCCCTCGCCGGGCTCGGGGTGGGTGTCGTCGTCTTCGGTGTGTTCGCCACCGGGTGTGGGGCCAGTGCGGGGGACGACAAGGATCCCGAGCAGCGTTCCTTCGCGCTCGGTGGGCGGACGCTGACCGTCGACTCCGACGACTCGGCGCTCGAACTGGTCGCCGCGGATGTCAAGAACGTCCAGGTCACGCGCTGGTTCGAGGGGCGGGTCGCGATCGGTGGGGACCCCGAAGTGACCTGGGGGATGAAGGACGACACGCTGAAGCTCCGTATGCACTGCTCGGGTGTGGTCGCCGACTGCTCGGCCAAGCACCGCATCGAGGTGCCGCGTGACGTGGCGGTCGTCGTGAAGGACGGCGACGGCAGCGTGAAGGCCAGCGGTTTCAAGGACTCGCTGAACATCCGCACGAACGACGGCTCCGTACGGGTCGAGGACGTGGCCGGGCCAATCACTCTGCGTACTGACGACGGCTCCGTCAGGGCGACCGGCGTCGACTCGCGGCGCGTGGACGTGAACACGCGGGACGGGTCGGTACGCCTCGGCCTCACCGTCGTACCGGACCGGGTCTCGGCCCGCGGACACGACGGTTCCCTGACCATCGAACTGCCGGAGGCGACGTACCGCGTCTCCACCGGGACCGACGACGGCGGGGTGGATGTGTCCGTTCCCCGTGACGAGCGCAGCTCGCATGTGGTGTCCGCCCATACGAAGGACGGGAAAGTCACCGTGCGTACGGCGAACTAA
- a CDS encoding sensor histidine kinase: MRTPRPIVVDTLMALVMVCVAVRLGRESVARGWPELDTRAYVLLALAHVPLALRRRAPLAVFAAVQCAGVAFVSLGYWPLLSVFGSALVLYTVASMCTARIAIGCAAVSTAKWVYGGVVSDSRSAGLAVTEALLCCAVLVWFGMLARRSRELARQLRLEQAERARREVAAERGRIARELHDVVAHHMSVISVQAGLARFVLDSDTATARGALSTIEDTSTEALEELRRMLHVLRENDLGGSDSAAPMPTLARLDDLVERVRAAGVLVELSVEGTVRPLPPGVELCAYRVVQEALTNVLKHTRNADAQVRLHYRQHHLTVSVTNDGEEVISDNVPTGTGHGLIGMRERTKLYGGTISVGPRAEGGFAVSLTLPTSTTGARWGEERTR, translated from the coding sequence ATGCGGACGCCCCGGCCGATCGTCGTCGACACGTTGATGGCGCTGGTCATGGTCTGCGTGGCCGTCCGGCTGGGACGGGAGTCGGTGGCGCGGGGCTGGCCGGAACTCGACACGCGGGCCTATGTGCTGCTGGCCCTGGCGCATGTGCCCCTCGCCCTGCGGCGCAGGGCACCGCTGGCGGTCTTCGCAGCCGTGCAGTGCGCAGGCGTCGCCTTCGTCAGCCTCGGGTACTGGCCGCTGTTGTCGGTGTTCGGCTCTGCGCTCGTCCTGTACACGGTGGCGTCGATGTGCACGGCAAGGATCGCCATCGGCTGCGCGGCCGTGTCGACCGCCAAATGGGTGTACGGCGGTGTGGTCAGCGACAGCCGGTCCGCTGGACTGGCCGTGACCGAGGCGCTGCTGTGCTGCGCCGTGCTGGTGTGGTTCGGAATGCTGGCCCGCCGCTCCCGCGAACTCGCCCGGCAGCTGCGCCTCGAGCAGGCCGAACGGGCCCGCCGTGAGGTCGCCGCCGAACGCGGGCGGATAGCGCGGGAGCTGCACGACGTGGTCGCGCACCACATGTCGGTGATCTCGGTGCAGGCGGGCCTGGCCCGGTTCGTCCTCGACTCCGATACCGCGACGGCCCGGGGCGCGCTCAGCACCATCGAGGACACCAGCACGGAGGCCCTGGAGGAGTTGCGGCGCATGCTCCACGTCCTGCGGGAAAACGACCTGGGCGGCTCCGATTCAGCGGCCCCCATGCCGACCCTGGCCCGCCTCGACGATCTGGTCGAACGCGTCCGGGCCGCAGGCGTCCTGGTCGAACTGAGCGTCGAGGGCACCGTGCGCCCCCTTCCGCCCGGCGTCGAGCTGTGCGCGTACCGCGTCGTCCAGGAAGCCCTGACCAACGTCCTCAAACACACCCGCAACGCCGATGCCCAGGTGCGGTTGCACTACCGGCAGCACCACCTGACGGTCAGCGTCACCAACGACGGTGAGGAGGTGATTTCGGACAACGTCCCGACGGGTACCGGACACGGCTTGATCGGTATGCGGGAGCGCACCAAGCTCTACGGCGGGACGATCAGCGTCGGCCCACGCGCCGAGGGGGGCTTCGCGGTCAGCCTGACCCTGCCGACGTCGACGACTGGCGCACGGTGGGGAGAGGAGCGTACGAGATGA
- a CDS encoding RICIN domain-containing protein, whose amino-acid sequence MAIRKRIALATAALALGSGLATATPAQAVTYPAYADKAYGECLEGRSLDTGPLALWPCDNSSEQDWEVESRPQSGTSNDVVKLRNIRYNRCLDSHAGVNNDYLFNISCNTGNYQLWEVFYNSNGTRTFKSWGAWRHQGLHLCLSSNPAGRDFSPLLKTCNRNSAYQQWTRRV is encoded by the coding sequence ATGGCCATACGCAAGCGCATCGCCCTGGCCACGGCCGCCCTCGCCCTGGGCAGCGGCCTTGCCACCGCAACGCCGGCGCAAGCGGTGACGTATCCCGCCTACGCCGACAAGGCCTATGGGGAGTGTCTCGAGGGCCGCAGTCTTGACACAGGCCCCCTAGCTTTGTGGCCCTGCGACAATTCTTCGGAGCAGGACTGGGAGGTTGAGTCGCGGCCGCAATCCGGCACGTCGAACGACGTGGTGAAGCTCAGAAACATCCGTTACAACCGCTGCCTGGACAGCCACGCCGGTGTCAACAATGACTATTTGTTCAACATCAGCTGCAACACTGGCAACTACCAGCTGTGGGAAGTGTTCTACAACAGCAACGGCACGCGAACCTTCAAGAGTTGGGGAGCGTGGAGACACCAGGGCCTGCACCTGTGCCTGAGTTCCAACCCGGCCGGAAGGGACTTTTCCCCGTTGCTGAAGACGTGCAACCGCAACTCGGCTTATCAGCAGTGGACCCGGCGGGTATGA
- a CDS encoding TniQ family protein: MNEYLQIPLAPLPVDVRSRLGETTVSYIERLARANHLKPSELVRHLAPPPHKTGHRPALVRLAKICGRSTDVLAITLADAEPAHLPVWTKDDLRLRRRVALRSDGFDMAGLIKQDARWNKAGLRQIANSWQIPLWGLKRILSPRFPDPNPPARAFMTEDNYRRIKTHYSQGLTATETWRYFLDKHDSWIPLTTITALYITLAREPQSAESSEYE; encoded by the coding sequence GTGAACGAGTACTTGCAGATCCCGCTCGCTCCTCTGCCCGTTGACGTCCGCTCCCGGCTCGGTGAGACGACCGTCAGTTACATCGAGCGCCTCGCGCGAGCCAACCATCTCAAGCCCAGCGAGCTGGTCCGACACCTGGCGCCGCCACCACACAAGACCGGCCACAGGCCAGCCCTGGTCCGTCTCGCGAAAATCTGCGGCCGTTCGACAGACGTCCTGGCCATCACCCTCGCGGATGCCGAACCGGCGCATCTCCCTGTCTGGACGAAGGACGACCTCCGACTCCGGCGCCGCGTCGCCTTGAGGAGTGACGGTTTCGACATGGCAGGGTTGATCAAACAGGACGCCCGCTGGAACAAGGCCGGCCTGCGACAGATCGCCAATAGCTGGCAGATCCCGCTCTGGGGCCTCAAGAGGATCCTCAGCCCGCGCTTCCCCGATCCCAACCCCCCGGCACGGGCCTTCATGACGGAGGACAACTACCGCAGAATCAAGACCCACTACTCACAGGGTCTGACCGCCACGGAGACATGGCGCTACTTCCTCGACAAGCACGACTCCTGGATTCCCCTGACCACCATCACGGCGCTCTACATCACCCTCGCCCGAGAACCTCAGTCAGCTGAATCCAGCGAATATGAGTGA
- a CDS encoding aminoglycoside phosphotransferase family protein, whose product MTDVTRAIAAATSVAASLDLPANDAIVLHNSNKLALRLTPCNVFARVAPVGQEVAQFEVELAQRLAEVGCPVCPLEPRADPRVYARDGFAVTLWTYYEPVTPHTSPVDYAKALEQLHAGMRKVDVPSPRFTDRITEAEEVVAEPDRSPELADADRVFLSGRLASLRRAIEDRGAVEQLLHGEPHPGNVLSTKNGPLFIDLETCCRGPVEFDLAHVPEAVCEHYPSVDQGLLDECRQLVIAMVAAWRWELGDQFPNGRRFGEEFLRLLREGPPWPTLDTVTKRLDGL is encoded by the coding sequence ATGACCGACGTCACGCGTGCGATCGCGGCTGCGACTTCGGTCGCCGCATCGCTCGACCTGCCAGCCAACGACGCAATCGTTCTCCACAACTCGAACAAGCTGGCACTGCGGCTGACGCCATGCAACGTCTTTGCCCGGGTCGCCCCTGTGGGACAAGAGGTTGCACAGTTCGAAGTCGAGCTCGCTCAGCGGCTCGCCGAGGTCGGATGCCCGGTGTGTCCCTTGGAGCCTCGGGCGGACCCGCGTGTGTACGCGCGCGATGGCTTCGCAGTGACGCTGTGGACCTACTACGAGCCCGTGACACCTCACACCTCACCAGTCGACTACGCCAAGGCGCTGGAGCAGTTGCACGCCGGCATGCGCAAGGTCGATGTGCCGAGCCCAAGGTTCACGGACCGGATCACGGAGGCGGAAGAAGTTGTCGCCGAGCCGGATCGCTCGCCGGAGCTCGCTGACGCGGACCGCGTGTTCCTCAGCGGCAGGCTGGCAAGCCTGCGACGAGCGATCGAGGACCGCGGCGCGGTGGAGCAGCTGCTCCACGGCGAGCCGCATCCGGGCAATGTGCTCAGCACGAAGAACGGTCCGTTGTTCATCGACCTTGAGACGTGCTGCCGTGGACCCGTCGAGTTCGATCTCGCCCATGTTCCCGAGGCGGTCTGCGAGCACTACCCAAGCGTTGACCAAGGGCTGCTGGACGAGTGCCGGCAGCTCGTTATCGCGATGGTCGCCGCGTGGCGTTGGGAGCTTGGTGACCAGTTTCCGAATGGGAGGCGATTCGGAGAGGAATTCCTGCGCTTGCTGCGCGAGGGTCCTCCTTGGCCGACACTCGACACAGTGACCAAGCGACTGGACGGTCTGTAG
- a CDS encoding Tat pathway signal sequence domain protein: MIGRQGPAFSRRTLIGSGLGIGIGAAVFSAVGSGSAYAAGSVGSSSAWRRGHGFLAAAMDGYPDHGSIRLAQSYSDQAGLFSTAFTYDNAMAILAHLATRTADGRARAVALGDALLYAQAHDPAYDDGRLRQAYNVGPYTFFDGSLQPDGFVRADGTANVGTQFGFTGTAVGDMAWAGIALSALARRTGVRRFLDGAVRIGVWIERVGRTDEPLGGYKFGVNGADEKLPFTSTEHNTDLVCLFGRLALLTGDRVWRERRARAEAFVKKMWEPSGGFFYTGTNDGVTVNKSPIPEDTQTWTHLALDGEDFPSYSHSYSHSYSRSLDWAAAELAVLDHAGRRNSAVPAGQSYEGVTFSSASLVANEDVPIAEFQPKPDRNGVWFEGTAHLALALRDRGGARDEARARRLVDSIERAQDLLGAGQTVGAKALPARSGVVSASSPLDTGFGFGYYPYRHVGATAWYLLAATRTNPLRA, translated from the coding sequence ATGATCGGCAGGCAAGGCCCGGCGTTCAGTCGTCGTACGCTCATCGGCAGCGGACTCGGCATCGGTATCGGAGCCGCCGTGTTCAGCGCGGTCGGCTCCGGATCGGCGTACGCCGCCGGGAGCGTGGGGAGTTCGTCCGCGTGGCGGCGCGGGCACGGCTTTCTTGCCGCCGCCATGGACGGCTATCCCGATCACGGCAGCATTCGCCTTGCGCAGAGCTACAGCGACCAGGCAGGGCTGTTCAGTACGGCGTTCACGTACGACAACGCTATGGCGATCCTGGCCCATCTGGCGACCCGTACCGCCGATGGCCGGGCCAGAGCCGTCGCGCTCGGTGACGCGCTGCTCTACGCCCAGGCCCATGACCCGGCGTACGACGACGGCAGGCTGCGGCAGGCCTACAACGTCGGGCCGTACACCTTCTTCGACGGCTCGCTGCAACCGGACGGCTTCGTACGGGCCGACGGCACCGCCAATGTCGGCACGCAGTTCGGGTTCACGGGTACGGCCGTGGGGGACATGGCCTGGGCGGGTATCGCGTTGAGCGCCCTCGCCCGGCGGACCGGTGTCCGCCGCTTTCTCGATGGTGCCGTGCGGATCGGGGTGTGGATCGAGCGGGTCGGGCGGACTGACGAACCGCTTGGCGGCTACAAGTTCGGGGTCAATGGCGCCGACGAGAAGTTGCCCTTCACCTCTACCGAGCACAACACCGATCTGGTCTGCCTGTTCGGACGGCTCGCCCTGCTCACCGGGGACCGGGTATGGCGGGAGCGGCGTGCGCGGGCCGAAGCCTTCGTCAAGAAGATGTGGGAGCCGTCCGGGGGTTTCTTCTATACCGGTACCAATGACGGGGTGACGGTCAACAAGTCCCCGATCCCCGAGGACACCCAGACCTGGACCCATCTCGCCCTCGACGGCGAGGATTTCCCCTCGTACTCCCACTCGTACTCCCACTCTTACTCCCGGTCGTTGGACTGGGCTGCCGCCGAGTTGGCCGTCCTCGACCACGCCGGGCGGCGGAACAGCGCCGTGCCCGCCGGCCAGTCGTACGAAGGGGTCACCTTCAGCTCTGCCAGTCTGGTGGCCAACGAGGACGTCCCGATCGCCGAGTTCCAGCCCAAGCCCGACCGCAACGGTGTGTGGTTCGAGGGGACCGCTCATCTCGCGCTCGCCCTGCGGGACCGGGGCGGGGCTCGTGACGAGGCGCGTGCCCGGCGGCTCGTCGACTCCATCGAGCGGGCCCAGGACCTGCTCGGCGCCGGCCAGACCGTCGGCGCCAAGGCGCTTCCCGCGCGCTCCGGTGTCGTCTCGGCCAGCAGCCCGCTCGACACCGGATTCGGCTTCGGCTACTACCCGTACCGGCATGTGGGGGCGACCGCCTGGTATCTGCTGGCGGCTACGCGCACCAATCCGTTGCGGGCCTGA
- a CDS encoding response regulator transcription factor: MTRVLVVDDQFLIRAGLVGLLNAVPGFEVVGEAGDGEEAVQVAAKMRPDVILMDIRMPGMNGIEATERILADAADPAPRVLVLTTFDLDEYVYGALRAGASGFLLKDSGPERLLAAVTAVGGGDALFAPSVTRRLVEAFAHQARSASAAQPPPGLGTLTSREVEVLKLIARGLSNPEIADRLSISEATVKTHLNRTMTKLDLNSRAQAVVIAYETGLVTPGG, encoded by the coding sequence ATGACGAGAGTCCTCGTCGTCGACGACCAGTTCCTCATCCGCGCCGGGCTCGTCGGTCTCCTCAACGCCGTACCCGGCTTCGAGGTCGTCGGAGAGGCGGGCGACGGCGAGGAGGCGGTGCAGGTGGCCGCCAAGATGCGGCCCGACGTGATCCTGATGGACATCCGCATGCCCGGCATGAACGGCATCGAGGCCACCGAGCGCATCCTCGCGGACGCGGCCGACCCCGCGCCCCGGGTGCTGGTCCTGACCACCTTCGACCTCGACGAGTACGTGTACGGAGCATTGCGTGCCGGGGCGTCCGGCTTCCTGCTCAAGGACTCAGGCCCCGAGCGACTGCTGGCAGCCGTGACCGCGGTCGGGGGCGGCGACGCGCTCTTCGCGCCCAGCGTGACTCGGCGGCTGGTCGAAGCATTCGCCCACCAGGCCAGGTCCGCCTCCGCTGCCCAACCCCCGCCGGGCCTCGGCACGTTGACATCCCGCGAGGTCGAAGTCCTCAAGCTCATCGCGCGCGGCCTGTCCAACCCGGAGATCGCCGACCGGCTCTCCATCAGCGAAGCCACGGTCAAGACCCACCTCAACCGCACCATGACCAAACTGGATCTGAACAGCCGGGCCCAGGCGGTCGTGATCGCGTACGAGACGGGACTGGTTACACCGGGAGGATAG
- a CDS encoding zinc ribbon domain-containing protein: MPRYEYRCRTCGDTFEKSRPMAESSAPADCPAGHDDTVKLLSTVAVGGSASAPAPRPSAGGGGGCCGGGCCG; the protein is encoded by the coding sequence ATGCCTCGCTACGAGTACCGCTGCCGGACCTGCGGCGACACCTTCGAGAAGAGCCGTCCGATGGCCGAGTCGTCGGCGCCCGCGGACTGCCCCGCCGGCCACGACGACACGGTGAAGCTGCTGTCGACGGTCGCGGTCGGCGGCTCGGCCTCTGCACCCGCACCCCGCCCCAGCGCCGGTGGCGGTGGCGGTTGTTGCGGCGGGGGCTGCTGCGGCTGA